Proteins found in one Sardina pilchardus chromosome 11, fSarPil1.1, whole genome shotgun sequence genomic segment:
- the plekhf1 gene encoding pleckstrin homology domain-containing family F member 1: MVDQAPFEQKNRERIQAVENSFGPSGKSLVEPGRVLVGEGRLLKLCRRRPQQKVFYLFNDILVYGSIILHGRWHKRQQIIPLEEVEQEDLEDGLGMVNQWLLRTPRKSFSVAAASLEEKQAWMEHIEECRLQQIERLGLKSEKRGSFAASWIPDRASAICMRCSERFGVTQRRHHCRRCGFIVCNGCSKGRAVLENISRKPVRVCQQCMATAQGDTQKGQPNSRHWHKDSVEDKQRTRHQDASSEEEAEELAESHTPTQWASAQDSSWSPYCYFNPDHLTPPALTD, encoded by the coding sequence ATGGTGGACCAGGCACCATTCGAACAGAAGAACCGGGAGCGGATTCAGGCAGTGGAGAATTCCTTTGGGCCCTCTGGGAAGTCGCTGGTGGAGCCGGGTCGTGTGTTGGTGGGAGAGGGGCGACTCCTGAAGCTGTGCCGTCGTCGGCCGCAACAGAAGGTGTTCTACCTGTTCAATGACATCCTGGTGTACGGGAGTATAATTCTTCACGGGAGATGGCACAAGAGGCAGCAGATCATCcctctggaggaggtggagcaggaggacCTGGAGGATGGGCTGGGCATGGTCAACCAGTGGCTGCTCCGCACGCCTCGCAAGTCCTTCTCCGTGGCCGCCGCCTCGCTCGAGGAGAAGCAGGCCTGGATGGAGCACATCGAGGAGTGCCGTCTGCAGCAGATCGAACGCCTCGGCCTCAAGTCCGAGAAGAGGGGAAGTTTCGCCGCCTCCTGGATTCCCGACCGAGCGTCGGCCATTTGCATGCGCTGCTCGGAGCGCTTCGGCGTGACGCAGAGACGCCACCACTGCCGCCGCTGCGGCTTCATCGTCTGCAACGGCTGCTCAAAGGGTCGGGCCGTGCTGGAGAACATCTCCAGGAAGCCGGTGCGCGTCTGCCAGCAGTGCATGGCCACGGCGCAGGGGGACACACAGAAGGGACAGCCCAACAGCAGACACTGGCACAAGGACTCGGTGGAGGACAAGCAACGCACGCGCCACCAAGACGCCTCCAGCGAAGAGGAGGCCGAGGAGCTAGCCGAGAGCCACACGCCCACTCAGTGGGCCAGCGCACAGGACAGCTCCTGGTCACCGTACTGCTACTTTAACCCAGATCATCTAACGCCGCCTGCACTGACGGACTGA